The DNA segment ATGTTGGATATCATCATATTGGATAGTTGTGCCTCGATGAACATCGCAACGGCCAAGTCGATCGGAACTGCCTGATGCCAAGACGGATGTGGATTCTCCTGCTCGGAGCAGGCCTGCTTTCTCCGATCGCCAGAGCGGAAGAGTCCAGGGTCACCGTTGAACTCAACGGCATCGGCGCGATGACGTGCGCGCATTGGCGTTCGACGGCGACGACACGCGGGGAAGGCATCGTCTGGATCTTCGGATTCTGGTCGGGGCTGAATTATGTGGCGGCGGCGAGCGAACAGGACCATCCGAACCTGAACGACAAGCAGGTGATCGCCGAGGTCGCGAGAATCTGCGCGACCGATCCGTCGCAAATCCTGGCGAGCGCCGCCTGGTCGGCCTACGTCAATTCAAATGCCCTGAAGAAGTGATCTGAAGCGGGGAAGGGCGCGAGCTCATGGCAAAGCCAAAGAACACGATCTGTCTCTGGTACGACAGGGATGCCGAGGCGGCGGCGCGTTTTTACGCCGAGACCTTTCCCGACAGCGCCGTGCATGCCGTTCACCGCGCGCCTGGCGATTATCCGTCCGGCAAGTCGGGCGATGCGCTGACGGTCGAGTTCACGGTGGTCGGCATTCCCTGTCTCGGTCTCAACGGCGGTCCTGTCTTCACGCATAACGAATCCTTCTCGTTCCAGATCGCCACCGACGATCAGGCCGAGACTGATCGCTACTGGAACGCCATCGTCGGCAATGGCGGCCAGGAAAACGCGTGCGGTTGGTGCAAGGATAAATGGGGCCTCTCGTGGCAGATCACGCCGCGCGCGCTGACCGACGCGCTGTCCGCCGGCGGCGATGAGGCCAAGCGCGCCTTCGCCGCGATGATGACCATGAAGAAGATCGACGTCGCGGCGATCAACGCGGCGCGGCGCGGCTAGTCGCAGCCCATGCCACCCCCCGGAAGCGAACGGCTGTCGAAGAGAGAAGTCTGGTTCAAGTGCAACCGTTACTTCCTTCGGACGATCAAGCGAGAGGACGCTTCCGATCGTTGGGCTGAATGGCTGTCGGACCCGTGGACGGTGCACGTCCTCAACACCTCGCCGGCGCGGATCGGAAAACGAGAGATCGCGGACTACATCAAGCAGTTCGACCAGCGTTCGCGCCTGCTGCTTGGCATTTTCGAGATGGGCAGCAGGCTTCATGTCGGGTTCGTGCGGATCGACCTCGACGGCGCAGGCACCGCTCTGGTCAACGCCGTGATTGGCGAGGCGGCGCATCGCAACCGCGGCGCGACCACGGACGTGTTCGTGGCCTTGCTCGATTTCCTGTTCAATACCGTCGGCGTCAAGCGCACCCGCGCCTCGGTGTTGCTGCGCAATCAGGTCACGCTGACCTATCTGCTCAAGCTTGGCTGGCAAAGGGAGGAGGCGCCGGGTTCGGCGGTGCGATCGATCACCGACGGTTCGGCGCTCGAAACCTGCATGCTGAGCTGGACACGCGAGGGCTACCACGCCTTCCGGAGTACGCCGACCGGTCGCCGCATTCTTCGCCGCGTCTCGACAGGCGCGAGCGCGCCTGTTCGAATCCCCTCAGCCGGTGACAAGTAACGAGGCGATGAGCGCGATCAATAGCGCGCGACGACCGGCGACCAGAAGCGGTAGTTGATCCCGACCTTGACGGTGTCGATGTCGTGCTTGACGGTGAGATTGGCGGGCGTGACCAAGAAGGTATTGCCGACGACGTTCATGGAAACCGTCTTGGCGTCAAATCCGTAGTGATCGAATTCGACCATCGCGGACCAGTTCTTGGCGAACGCCCACTCGACGCCGACGCCGGCGGTCCATCCCCATCGGTCCGCGCTGCCGACCAGATTACAGCCGGTAAAGGTGACCGTTGGCGTACTACAGCCGAGAAAAGCCTCGTTCACGAACGCGGAATTATTCACCGCATATCTGTCGTGAGCAAAAGCCGCGCCACCCTTGCCGTAAAACAGGACGTTGTCGAAGGCATAGCCGACGCGCCCGGTGACGGTCGCGATCTCGTCGGTGCGCGTCGAAAGCGTCATCGGGTTGCCGTTCTTGCCGCCGAAGAACGGATCGTTGACCAGACTGCTCAGGTTGGTCCACGAAAAGTCGCCGCCAATTCCGATGACCCAGTGATTGTCGAACTGATAATCGCAGCCGGCCTGCACGCCGCCAAGGAATGCCGGTTGCCCGCTCGCGGAAAAGGGCGCACCTGCCGGGGCGAAGTTCTGCGTGATGCCTTGAACGACGCCTGAACCTGGCACGAACGTACCCGGATCGGAATAATTCACACGATCGGCGCCGGAGCCGATGTGGCCGCCCACGTGGCAGCTGCTCCAGATCGTCAGCACGGGCAACGCCATCGGCGGCGCCTTGAGAGGGAGATCGGCGGCGAACGCCGGGCCGGCGGCCACAAGGGCGGAGCTGACGAGCAAAAGCTTTTTCATGCAATCAAACTTCAAATATCGAAACTGCGGGCGAAATTCCCGGAACAACTATAGCGAGCCAAGGGCTCGCGATCTGTGCTGGTTTGGCAACACCGGCTGCCTTTAATCGCCGCTTACCGTGTGCAGAAATGCACGGAGCAGGGCGGCTCCGCGGGAATCGGAGTGTCTTAATCTTTCCACCGCCGTCCGGCCCGCGATCGCGGCCAGGATTTCCTGTCTGGCGTGATCGTGGCGCGCGGCATCGCTCGACGTCACGCGGATCGCCATGGCTTGCGGATCGGCTGGATCGGCCGGCAGGCCATACAGCGTGAGCAGGCCGCGCGCCGCGGCGTGGCGCACCAGCGGCTCAGTATCGTCGAGCGCGTGGATCAACGCCTGCACGGCCGCGGGCTCGCTGACGTCTTGAAGCGCCTGGACCGCCTCCTGACGGAACACCCAATGCGGCGCCGATGATAACACCTCGATAGCCGCCTGCGGCCAGCGTGAATCCGGTTCGATCCGCCACAGGGCGTGGGCGAGATAGAATAGCGCGGGGACGGATGCCATTCATCGCTGCCGCCGGGCTGCATCCGCGCGTCCTGCCGCGCCGCGATCTGCTGCTTCCGCTCGGCCTCGAACAGCGCGGCCAACTTCGGCTCCGCCGCGCGCGACCGCAGCACGCCAAGCCCGATCACGGCACGCGCATCGGGGAGGAATCCGAGCAGCATGATTTCCGCGTGCCGGCGTTCGTCGCCCTCAAGCGCGGTGAGGGCGGGCGTATCCAGCCCGTCCCGTGCCGACGTCGGGTCCTCGAAGAAGCTGTATCGGAAGCGTTGAAAGGCGGCCGACATTTCTCCCTCTCCTGCCGCGAGGCACGGCCGCGACGCCGGCCAAATGAAGGCCAGCGCCAACGCAAGTGAACGCAGCGTCTGTAGCTTCGTCCTGGATCGGTCTGTTCTGGCTTTCACGACCCTTGGTCGCACCGGCACGCCCTGTGGTTCGAACGCGCCGCTGGCGTGGCCTCACGGCTCCATGGTGTAGGAGCGGCCGGGCTCCAGCGCGTAGATGGTCAGAAAACGTAAAGGACGTTCGGAATCGCAATTGCGAAACAGCGTGTGGGGCAGATCAGCGCGGTCCTGCAAGGTCTCGCCGGCGCGATACACGCGCGGTTCGTCATCGCCGTAAGCCGACTCGGCGACGCCTTCGACGATGTAGATGATGCCGCCGACGGGATGGCGGTGCCGCGGCGCCACGCCGCCGGGCGGGTAAGTCACCTCGGCCACGACCAGTTCGCGGCCGTCGCCGGGCAATGAGAGATGTTCGAGAATCGTGCGCGTGACGCCGGGGAATCCGGCCTGCTGCTTGCCTTCTTCAGCCATGTGATCGCCTTTTGAGATTGCCTGGCGGCAGGTCGCCGCCGCACTCCGCTCAGTCTTCGCCGGCCAGCGTGATAGCGCCTTCGAGCGCATTCTCCAATATCTCGCTGGAGAGTTTCGGATCGTTGACCGCGCGCGCCATCTGGAGCGAGCCGACCATCATGCCGTAGATCGCCATCGCCTTGCGCCGCCGCTCCGCATCCGTTCCGTGACGCAGGCGCGCTGCGATCAAAAGAACGATGCGCTCGACATTGCCGGTGAAAACCCCTTGCGTCTTCGCCGGGTGCCGCGCGATCTCGGCCACCAGTGCTGCGGTCGGGCAGCCAAGCGCCGCATTGTCGCGGTGACGCGTCGAGAGATAGTCGCGGAGGCTTTCTCTCAGGCTCCCATGGCGCTCCAGATTGCCCTGAAGCCCCCGCGCGCGCTGCTCCAGCGCGTCGCCAAGCACGGCGCGAACCAGGTCTTCCTTGGAATCGAAATGCACATAGAAGGCGCCGTTGGTCAGGCCAGCCTGCGCCATGATGCCGGCAATGCCGACGGCTGCGACGCCGCCCTCGCGAAACTGACGGGAGGCCACGTCAATGATGTGCTGGCGCGTCGTTTCCTTGTGTCCCTTTTCATAACGCATTGAGGAGCCTCAAGCTTTGCCGGCCGGTGCCATCACAGCCGATCACGGCCACAAATTCGTGATGTGCATCCGTTGAATTATAATCATAATAGTGCAGTATGACCGTAATTCAATAGAAATCGACGCATGTGACCGCGGGAATCGCGAGAAAAGGGACGTTGAGAGTGGCAATCGAGGAAGCAACGGTGGCGACGCTGGACGACATAACGCGCGCTGTGCCGGTTGCGGCCCGTAGCGGCGTTAGCGATAAAGAAGCCAGCGACAAGGCAGCCGGCAACCAGAAAGCCGCTGACCGGGCGGCGGCCGCCCGCGCGGCGCTGTTGACCGCGCCGATCCTGCCGACGCTGCTCCGCCTGGCGCTGCCGACCGTGACGGTGCTGGTGGCGCAGACGGCCGTGAACATCGCCGAGGCCTACTATGTCGGCTTTCTCGGCACCGATGCGCTGGCCGGCGTGGCGCTGGTGTTTCCGGTTTTCATGCTGATGACGATGATGTCCAACGGCGGGCTCGGCAGTGGCGTTGCCTCGTCCGTGGCGCGCGCCGTCGGCGCTGGCCGCCACGAAGACGCCAATGCGCTGTTGTTTCATGCCATCGTGCTCGCGCTCGTGGTCGGCGCGCTGTTCACGCTCGCCGCCGTCTTTGCCGGGCCCTTGCTGTATCGGGCGCTGGGCGGTCAGGGCGGTGCGCTCGACGCCGCGCTGCGCTATTCGAATTACCTGTTTGCAGGCTCGATCGCGGTGTGGGTCGTCAATTTGCAGCAGGCGGCGTTGCGCGGCGCCGGTAACGTCAAGGTGCCTGCTTTGGTGACGCTGGTCGGCGCCATCGTGATGATTCCGCTTTCGCCGTTGTTGATCTTCGGTTTTGGCCCCATGCCGCGTCTCGGCATTGCCGGCGCCGGTGTGGCCTTCGGCCTCTATTATTGTGGCGCCATGCTGTTCCTGCTGCGCTACATGGCCTCGGGCCGCGCCGGGCTGATGCTGCGGCCGGTGACGCTGCGCTACGCCTTGTTCGCCGACATTCTCAAAGTCGGTCTGCCGACGTCGCTGAACGCTCTGCTGACCAACCTCACCGTGATCCTGGTGACCGGCACCGTCGGCCTGTTCGGCACCACGGCGCTGGCCGGGTATGGTTGCGCATCGCGGCTCGATTACATCATGATCCCGCTTCTGTTTGGCGTCGGCACGGCAACGCTGACCATGGTCGGCGTCAACATCGGCGCAGGCCAGGGCGCGCGGGCGCGAAAGATCGGCTGGGTCTCGGGGCTAGTCGGCCTTTGCCTCACCGGCTCCATTGGCCTGTTCGTGGCGATCTTTCCGACGCTCTGGCTTTATCTGTTCAGCCATGACGCCGACGTCGTCGCCGACGGGGTGCGTTATCTTCGCATCGTAGCGCCCGCCTACAGCGCGCTCGGCTTCGGCTTCGTCGTCGCCTTTGCTTCGCAAGGCACCGGGCGGGCGTTGTTGCCTCTGGTGGCCTCGAGCGCCCGCATTGTGATCGCGGCCGGCGGCGGCTGGATCGCGGTGAGTTATTTCGGCGGAGGCATGCACGCGTTGGCCGCGATGGTCGCGGCCTCGCTGATCGCCTACGCGGCGCTCTGCACCATCATCATGCTGTCGGATTCGGTCTGGAAGACCGAGGGAGGGAAAAAATGAAGACGCCTTTCGCATCCAGTCTTGTTGCGCTGTGCGTGGCGTTTGGCGGGCCTGCGCTCGCGCAATCCGCGCCTCCGCCGACGCCGACCACACGAATTCTGGCCATCGGCACCTTGAACCCCGGCGTCGATCCCGCGGCGGCCCGCGCCATCCTGCCGACGGAAGTGCGCGAGACCGCAAAACTCTATCTCGATGGCAAGATCGACCAGTGGTACTCGCTCCAGGACAAGCGCGGCGTCGCCTTCATCCTCAACGTCACCGATGTCGCGGCCGCGCATGACATGCTGGAGAAGTTGCCGCTGGGGCAGGCGCATCTGATGAGTTTCGAGTTGATCCCGATCGGGCCGCTCAATCCGCTTCGGCAACTGTTAGGGCCGCCAGCCGGCGCGCAGTAGCGCCGCAAGCGCTGGGGACTGAGGCGAGGGCTCGTTTTAGGTGCGGCGGCCGAATTGCGCCGTGGCGCGCGCGATGCGTTCTGAAGAAACCGGCGAGTTGGACGGGCGCTGCGGGGGAGGCGCGGGATCGTCGAAGACGGGCGGCGAAGGAACGTGGTCGCTGCCGGGCCAGAACAGCAGGATGACGATCAGCCCGAAGTTGATGAGGCCGCCGACGATCGTGCCGTCGTGTTTTTCCAGGGCCATCGCCGGTACGCGGCTTGCGAGCAGGGGGTCGAGCAACGTCACCGCGATCCAGCAGGACACCATGATGATCGGGTCCCATCCGATGTCGCGAAAGCGCATCGCGGCGAGCATGAAGTAGCTCAGCATGCAAAAGGCGATGAAGGCGGTCATCGGCCAACCCAGCGACCAAATGGACTTGGGCATCGCGCCGTGCAGCATCCCCTGCATCATGCCATGCTTGTAAGCGTAGTACGCGACCGGGATCGCAATGATCCCGTTCACGATCCCAAGCAGGATCGAAAAGAGGAAATATTTCAGGCGACCGATACGGGCATTGAAGCCGAACAGCATGTCGAGCATGGACGCGCTCCCGTTTGTGCCAGCATCTAGCGCTGCATCATTTCGGGCCGGTTAAGGGAGGGCGGATTTGCGCAAAGACGGTTTCGTTCGCGTTAAGGGTGTGCCCGTTTGGCGCGGCCTGGCCTGGCGTTACCAGCCAAAAATACCTTTAAGCCCGGCATAGATCGACGCGCCGGCGGACGCCGCAATCCCGACCAGGGGCCCGGCCGCGCGCATCAGGTCCTGGATCGTCCGGGCGCGGCGGCGGAGCTGATCCTCGCCGACATGCTGGCCGAGCAGTCCGGCAATCCGGTAGGCGACGGGATTGGGCTTGCCGCCATGTGACATCGTTTTCGGCAGCACGTCGAAGATCAGCGATCCCAGCAGATTTCCGGTCACGTAAGCGAGCGCAATGCTCGCGATATATTCCATCACCTCGCGCCATTCGATCCAGCTAACGGGAAGGATCGGAACGTTGTCGTTGATCCCGGTGACCGTCAGCATGCCGATCACGGCGAGCGCTGCGGTGAGGAAGCCGACCAGAAAGGCGCCGAGCCTGATCTTTTCGCGCGCATAGAGCAGAATGCCGAATGGCAAGGGAATGACGAAGGATGCGAGCCTCAAGTAAAGCGGCGTCACGTTCAGGATGATCGTGATGACGATGTGCGCCGCCACGAGCGACAGGATCGGTGCCAGCACATACACCAGCGCGCGAACGATCGTATATCGAACCGGCGAGCGGGTCCGCGCCAGGTTGGCATTCACCCGGTCGAGGCTGTTCTGCAGCCGGTCAAGCTCGGAGACGAGCTCCTGGATTTCCAGCATCACCGGGCGTGCGACGCGCAAATCGCGCGCGCAATGTTTGCAGGCGATCGCTTCGTCCTTGATGGATTCGGCGCAGAAGGGACATTCCATCAGCTTGACGGGCGCTTTTTGCGGCGCTCCCACGTTTCAAGTTCTGATGTGGCTGTGGCCAGTGCCTCGCGCAGGACATCTCGCTTGCGAAGCAGCGCGTCGCGCTCGAGGACCAGCGATTCCGGCACAGCGATGTCGCGCCCGCAAGTGGCGCATACCAGCACCGAAGAGGCGTTGTCGCTTTGGCAAAACGGACAACTCATTGTTTTCCCTTACGGAGAAATCTTCAGCAGGAAACTCGTGCTGCCGGTGCGTCCATCCGAATCCTTGATGTCGACCCGGATCAGGTGGTCTCCCGGCGGCAGTTCGGCATCGGGAATGTCGAGCCCGGTGACGCCCGCGAAGGATTTGACGCGCTCGGTGAGATCGACATTCGGCGTTCGCAGATAGATCACCTTGAGCGACTCGGGGTCGATCTTCGAGCCGCCAAAGGATTCGAATCTGAGCTGCAGGTGAACCGGCGAGTGGCTCTGTTCCCTGTCGCCGACGACCTCGATCTTCGGTCCTCGGGTGATGCCCCGGCGATCGGCCGCGATGGCGCCCTTCGCCGGCGGCAGTTTGGCCTCGTCCTCGGTAATCAGAACATGGTTGGCGCGGGCCGCAGACGAGACGGCGCCCACGATGACGGCGCAGACGAACATGAAGGCCAGACCAAAAATTCGCAGCATCATTCCCCTCGGATACTTGACGTCCAGATCCCCAACACCAAACTCAGCGCGCCCCGCCATCCCCGATGATGGTATACGGTGCCCAGAACAGCGGATGCGCGTAGGCAAAATCGGTTTTGCCGTCGGCGCCGACATAACCGGGTCCGTCCATCAGCGCCACCATGGCGAGCCGCAGCGCTTCGGCGCGCGTCAGCTTCGGATCGTCGGCCTGCCGCTTGAAAAGATCGGTGACGAGTTCGCGCGCCGACTGTGAATGGACCGACCAGTTGGTTACGAGCAAAGCCCGCGTGCCGGCATAGAAGAAAGCGCGGCCAAGGCCGGAGGCGGCTTCCGCGCCGGCGCCTTCGCCCGCGCCGGTGTTGCAGGCCGAGAGCACGACCCAGTCGGCGTCGAGCTTGAGCGTCAGCACTTCCTCCATGGTCAGGAGCCCGTCGCCTTCGACGCCTGCGACCGCAGGGGCCGAGAGCGCGAGCGCCGGCTGCGTCAGGCCGTTGAGTTCGCCGGGTACGAGCCCGTGGGTGGCGAAAGCCAATACCTTGAAGCCGGAAAGGTCCATGGTTTTGACGACGGCCTCATTGGCGTCCTTGCCGAGCTTGAGGACTTTTGAGGGATCGGCCTGCAAGGCAAGCGCAATCGATTTCAGTTCTTCCGCCGTATCCGGCAGCCGCGGCAGCATGGCGAGTTCCGCGCTATCGACGCCCTCGAGCTTCGGGCTCGATCGTCGCTTCAGCGGCAGCCCGCGGGTCGCAACTGTCGCCCCGGCATCCGCGAGCTTGACCGGTTCCTGCTCGCTTGCGGCTTGCGCGGCCTGCTCCGGGCTGAACAGCGGATCGCCGAACCCGATCAGCTCGTTGCGTCCGGCCTTGCCGGGCGGCAATTGCCGCAAGGTGCGCAGGGCGGCCGAGGAGGGCACGCTCGTCACCGCGTAGTTGCGCGCGAGCCACGGCACCTTTCGGTAGCTCGAGAACAACGGATCGTCGTTGCTATCGATGGCGGCTTCGGCAGTCGGCAACAGCGACAACGGCAACAGGCCGAGCGCGCCATTGGTGACCACGATCAGGCTTTTGGATTTTTTCCAGCCGGCTTCGACCGGCTGCAGCAGCAGCGAATAGAGTTCGTAGCCGAGCTTGACGTCGAAAGCGGGGATGTCGGAAATCATCGCCGCCTGCGGTTCGAGCGCCTCGCGCAGTTTGCGCACCTTGCTCTGGATGTCGCCGCCGGTGGCCTTGATTTCCGCAAACGCGACGGGGCCGTCTTTCGGCACCGCCCATACGAAGCTGGCATCGCGCCCGAAGTAGAACGACAGCATGGCTTCGCCTTCGACCAAAGTCGCCTGCACCTGCGCGACATTCGGCGGTTTGGGATCGACGAGGTCGGCATAGGACGGAAAGCGCTTGTTGATCTCAGTGCGCGCCTGGTCACGCTCGGTGCGCAATTTCTCTATCGAGGCGTTGACAGCCTTCACGCCCTGCGGATCGCGCTCGGTGGAGGGAAGGGCGAGAATGTTGTTGAGCAGGCCCAATTGTGCGCCGACCTGCTTGCCGAGGTCCTGCTCCTTGCGCACGAGTTCGGCGAGCGCCGGGTCCTTGATCGAGGCGCGCGCCCCCGAGGCGGCCAGCGCCTGTTGCACCGAATGGCTGCGGATCGAATCCGCAAGGCTGAAGGTGTCGACGGCCGCACTGCCGCTGCCGCCTTGCGCGCCGGCGAGCAGCTTGATGTAGGCCTCGACGATTTCCTGCAACCGCTGGCTCCGCGCCGCCACGACGGTCGCATCGTCATCGTCGGTGTTATCGCGCGCGGCGGCGAGCAGAACGGGGAGCGCAAGGCCAAATTCGCGGATCGCATCGCTGTCCTTGCCGGCGCGCATCAAACCGACCGCGAGAATGCCGCGGGCCGAAGCCGCATCGAAATGTTTCTCGCCGACACGCGCGATTTCACGCTTCAGCAGCGATTGCGCCGCTTCAAGGCCGGCCTGCGTCTGTCCGGCGGCGAACATCGCGTTGATGCGCGACCCGTTCAGCTCGAGCACCAGACGGCGCTGCGGCTCCCATTTGGCGATCGCCTTGTCGAGTTCGGCATAGACGGCGGCGGCCTCGGGCAGTTTCCGCTCGAAGGTGAGGATGGCGCCGAGTTGCGACAGCGTCTGGGCGCTGTATTGCGTGTCGTCGCCGATGTTCAGGGTGCGGTTGATCTCGAGCGCGATCCGCACCAGCTTCTCGGCTTCGTCGTAGCGGCCTTCCTCGACCAGGATATTGGCGAGGCTTCGGATGAATGGCACGGTTCGCGGATTATATTTGCCTTGTTGTTTGAGCTGCGTTTGCAGCAGGCTGCGCACGTCGACCTCGGCTTCGGCGAGCCGACCTTGCCTGGCCTTCATGCGTCCGGCACTGAGAAACTCGTTGTCGGCATACTGCCGCATCTGGAGTTCAGATGGCGCGTGCGGAAACTTCATGTCGGGGATGGAAGCAAGCTTCCAGTCGTGCGATTTCGCATAGGCTGCCTCGGCCTCGCGAAACTGGCCGCGTGCCTCGAAGATCACGGCGCGAATGGCCTCGATCTCGCCTTCCCAGGCCCGGCCGGCCTTGGCATAGCCCTCGCGCCAGCCGGGCAGGCCGCTGGTGCGCGCCTCCTGAATCATGGCCAAGCTGCTGCGCATGTAGCCTTCGGCCTGCGGGATATCTCCCATCTGCGCGAGAACCTGGGCGGCGATCCGCCGTGCATTGAACATGTATCCCTTCTGCCCGGGCCGGTTGGCATCCGAAATCATGAACTGCGATACCTGAAGCGCGCCTTTGACGTCGCCCAGCGAGAGTTTTTGAATCGTGAGGAACTGACGGATGCGTTGTCCGAAAAATCCGTCGCCTGAGGCGACCGCGATAGACAACGCCTTCTCGCCGTCGGCCAGCCCTTCGACGTTACGGCCAAGCGAGGCGCGGGCGATTCCGCGATCATAGTAGAATTGCGCGAGGTCGGATTGGGACTGGCTTTTGCCGGGTTCGCTGTCGGCATCGGCCTTCAGCTTCGCCAGCACGGCGGGATCAGGCTTCTCGCCGTCGAGGATGGCGGCGATATCGCCGATCGTGCGCGGCGGCGGCACAAAGCCGGCCGGCAACGCATTGCCGGGCGCGACCGCATCTTCTTTCGGCTTGCCGTTCTTGTACATTTCGATCGGCACGTTGGCCCGGCCGTTAGCGGCATTGAGCGCCGCCAGCACGCAGGCCTTCACCCGGGGCGTCGCCGTCTCGCGGCAGCGCGCCAGATTGCCTTCGCGATCTCCGCCGCCGCCTCGGCCTCCGCCCATGCCCTGCATGCAGGCCATCACGATCGGCCGGCCGACGCTCTCCCGGCAGTTCGCGATCGCCTGCTCTTTCGACAGCGCGAGAGCGCTGCCGCAGGACGCGGCAAAAGCGAGGCTCGCGATAAAGCCGGTCGCAAACGTCGCGGCAAGCGCGCCTGGCCGTCGGCGGAGAGGTGGAGCGGTGTTGAAAGACTTCTGCATCGAAAAGCCCCACAAAATGACTTCAAGAAATGGGTCCGAAACGGACCGTGCCTGGAACCTGTCCAGGCGAGATAACAAGCCAGATAACAACCCAAAAAATCAGAGCCGGCAAAACGGCGACCGGCGCAATTTTGCGTTTAAAATGAGAGAAGTAAAGCCTGCTCGGCCGGCAAGCGGGTGGTTGAGCCGCCAGGTGGGGCCCATGGAACCGCCGGTTGCCGGGTTAAGAAAGGTTATCGGCCATTTGCAGGTTTCTTTTGGCCCGGTAGCAAGTCGTTGACTACCGCAACGAAGCGCGCTGGATCGTTTGCCGCAAGCGTAGCATCATCGCGGCCATGGCAGGCAGCATCTGGACCACCGAATTTTTTGATTGCCCCAAGTGCAGGCTCGGTTACGCCGCAACGAAGGAGCAGCATGCGACCCGGCGTTCGGGCGCTTTCGCATGCGAAGTCTGTGGCACGGAAGTCCACGCATGGTCCGGCTATTACGATTTCTTCGACTGGAAGATCGATCAGCCGGCCGCGCCCGTCTTCGGCAAACGCTGGGCCTGAGCCAGCGCCTCTAAGCCAGCATCATTCCGCGGCCACGAACGGGTCCGCGCGTTTGGCGATCACCTGGCGGAATTTGTCGGCGAGGTCGTCGCAGTATCCGGCGAGCCCCTGATAGAGCGCGCGGTCCGCCCTGGACTTCGCCTGTTCGGCTGCGGTCTTGTAGCTTGCGGCCTTGCGCTCGTACTTCTCTAGCTTTGTCTGAAGATCACTCGACACAACGCAACTCCACTCAACATGCGCTACCCACGTGATCATCGTTGGCCCGCGGGCCGACCGAAACCATGACCGACATGAGGCAATTTTGCGGACGCGATACGGTTCGCGTTGGACGTGGCTTCGCGGCCACACCAATTAAGATCATCCCGCGGCGCGGCGCGGCATCGCGCCCGGCGCATCGTCGCTTGCAGCCGCTGCCGGAACCTGCATCAGCACAGTGCGGCCAGGCGTAGCGATCTCGATGCCAGCTTCCTGGAAGCGCCGCTTCATGCGGCGGTTGAATTCGCGTTGCACCGGCCAGCGCCCAGAGTCGGAGCAGCGGATCTGGCCCACGATCGTCGCCATCGAGCCGTCGATCTTGTCGACGCCCCACAATTCGAGATCGCCGCGGATCGACATCCGGAACTCCGGATCTTTACGCATCTCGGCGACGATGTCTTTCAGGATCTGGCTGACGCGATCGGTGTCTTCCTTGTAGGCGACGCTGACGCTGACGGCGGCATTGCCGGCGCCTCGGCTGGCATTGGTAATCGTCGTCACCGCGCTGAAGGGAATGATGTGCACCGAGCCGTCGCCGGCGCGCAGGCGAATGGTGCGGATCGAGACGTTCTCGACATTGCCGGTGAGGCCCGCGACGCTGACGTCGTCGCCGACCTGGACGCCGTTTTCGAGCAACAGAAACAGACCCGTGATCAGGTCCTGCACCAGCTTCTGCGAACCGAAGCCGATGGCGATGCCGACGATGCCGGCGCCGGCCAGCAAGGGCGCAACGTTGACGCCGATCTCGCTCAAAGCCGTGAGGCCCACGACCACGACGATCAGGCACAACAGCGCCGTGCGCAGCATCGGCTGGAAGGTGCGCAAGCGCGCGGCGCGCGCGTAATGGCCCTCGCGCGACAGCGTATTGATCTGGCGATCGA comes from the Bradyrhizobium erythrophlei genome and includes:
- a CDS encoding CHAT domain-containing protein, with translation MQKSFNTAPPLRRRPGALAATFATGFIASLAFAASCGSALALSKEQAIANCRESVGRPIVMACMQGMGGGRGGGGDREGNLARCRETATPRVKACVLAALNAANGRANVPIEMYKNGKPKEDAVAPGNALPAGFVPPPRTIGDIAAILDGEKPDPAVLAKLKADADSEPGKSQSQSDLAQFYYDRGIARASLGRNVEGLADGEKALSIAVASGDGFFGQRIRQFLTIQKLSLGDVKGALQVSQFMISDANRPGQKGYMFNARRIAAQVLAQMGDIPQAEGYMRSSLAMIQEARTSGLPGWREGYAKAGRAWEGEIEAIRAVIFEARGQFREAEAAYAKSHDWKLASIPDMKFPHAPSELQMRQYADNEFLSAGRMKARQGRLAEAEVDVRSLLQTQLKQQGKYNPRTVPFIRSLANILVEEGRYDEAEKLVRIALEINRTLNIGDDTQYSAQTLSQLGAILTFERKLPEAAAVYAELDKAIAKWEPQRRLVLELNGSRINAMFAAGQTQAGLEAAQSLLKREIARVGEKHFDAASARGILAVGLMRAGKDSDAIREFGLALPVLLAAARDNTDDDDATVVAARSQRLQEIVEAYIKLLAGAQGGSGSAAVDTFSLADSIRSHSVQQALAASGARASIKDPALAELVRKEQDLGKQVGAQLGLLNNILALPSTERDPQGVKAVNASIEKLRTERDQARTEINKRFPSYADLVDPKPPNVAQVQATLVEGEAMLSFYFGRDASFVWAVPKDGPVAFAEIKATGGDIQSKVRKLREALEPQAAMISDIPAFDVKLGYELYSLLLQPVEAGWKKSKSLIVVTNGALGLLPLSLLPTAEAAIDSNDDPLFSSYRKVPWLARNYAVTSVPSSAALRTLRQLPPGKAGRNELIGFGDPLFSPEQAAQAASEQEPVKLADAGATVATRGLPLKRRSSPKLEGVDSAELAMLPRLPDTAEELKSIALALQADPSKVLKLGKDANEAVVKTMDLSGFKVLAFATHGLVPGELNGLTQPALALSAPAVAGVEGDGLLTMEEVLTLKLDADWVVLSACNTGAGEGAGAEAASGLGRAFFYAGTRALLVTNWSVHSQSARELVTDLFKRQADDPKLTRAEALRLAMVALMDGPGYVGADGKTDFAYAHPLFWAPYTIIGDGGAR